ACGTCGCGGCCAACACCGCCGGGCGTCGCATTACGCCGACGCGCCAGAGTCGCCGCCAAGGGCCGTAACCTTCGAGCTGAGCCGCTTCGTCCAAGTCGCCGGCATCGACGCGAAAAAGATGCCACAGCAGTAACATGCAAATCGGCAGGCTGATGATCACCAGCGCAATCGCCGGAGCCAGAATCGTGCGATCGTAAAAATAAATCAACAGCGGCGACTCGCGACGATTCAACAGCCAAATCAGCGAGAGTGCGATGATCGGACCAGGAATACCAAACAAGATGCCGGCGATGGTTGCGATCATGCCCTGGCCAAACGGACGACGTGATGCGAACCAGGCCAAGCTGACGCTGATCAACAGCGTCGCCGCGGCGCTGACGGCCCCCAGGGCGAACGTCCATTGAAACAACCCCGAGTATTTGTCGACAGACGCGAAAACTAATTCTACAAGTTTTGCGGCGGACCAACTGCGGAGCACATGGCCGTTCGTGACGTCGACGATCAGGCCCGCTTTGTAGACAAAAGCGCCGATCGGCAATCCAAACAGCAGAGCGACCGCTAGCCAGGCGATCGTAGAGACGACGAACTTGGAAGCGGGACGCAACGGAAACGTGGGCGGCCTGGTCGGCATGCTGGTCGTAGCGGCAGGCGTCAATTGCGCGGCCAAGGAGGTTGCGACGAGCGTCATCAGCAACGTGATTAACACCGCCGGCCAGACCGGCAGCGACGTTTGATCGACTGCTTCGCCCAAGGTGATGCCGGTAAAGAGGACCTCGGCGTAAGTTCGCACGTTGCAGATGCTGGTGACGGTCATCTCACCAAACGCTACGACGCCGATCCACAGCGCCGCGATCAAAACGCCGGGAGCAGCGCGGCGCAGCGTCACATTCAGCAGCGTCGAAGTGGTGGAGCTATCGAGCAACGC
The nucleotide sequence above comes from Blastopirellula sp. J2-11. Encoded proteins:
- a CDS encoding ABC transporter permease — encoded protein: MKFRLLVIVLVLLIAAGLLAVGGDRLTLRLVGASAWLAIGAAVIALPIGSLLAIVLARLAIPGRWLAQGLLTLLLFQPLYLTCGAWRAAFGPQGWLQDQIGSAANPYLLDGWLGAIVLHGIAAIPWTFFFVRMQLATSAPELEEDALLDSSTTSTLLNVTLRRAAPGVLIAALWIGVVAFGEMTVTSICNVRTYAEVLFTGITLGEAVDQTSLPVWPAVLITLLMTLVATSLAAQLTPAATTSMPTRPPTFPLRPASKFVVSTIAWLAVALLFGLPIGAFVYKAGLIVDVTNGHVLRSWSAAKLVELVFASVDKYSGLFQWTFALGAVSAAATLLISVSLAWFASRRPFGQGMIATIAGILFGIPGPIIALSLIWLLNRRESPLLIYFYDRTILAPAIALVIISLPICMLLLWHLFRVDAGDLDEAAQLEGYGPWRRLWRVGVMRRPAVLAATFLLAFALATSDVTASYLVTPPGVDTLSRTIFEMLHYGAEDNVASLCLINLAFSATLAVITIMLLRPAFRSAQS